One segment of Candidatus Micropelagos thuwalensis DNA contains the following:
- the fliR gene encoding flagellar biosynthetic protein FliR has protein sequence MDTLVASNLPGMPGVDLQNLMGWLARYFIVSIRMASFFLAAPFFGARYISPTIRIVLAMVVAMFVFPRVDVPSAEVIISGYGLIMILAELVFGVGCGLILYIWFTAAALAGEKIATSAGLGFATQMDPNSSGQTPVVSQILTLFLTVIFLSLNGHLVVIGMMLESYQHLPVGAMGDISVLIEGGIAAAGYMFLTATMIMLPVVTLLLMINITIGIITRSAPQLNLFSFGFPISLLGVFVILFLSTSNLGYALSDLVQEILNHFEIIMEGVNG, from the coding sequence ATGGATACGCTGGTAGCTTCAAATCTGCCGGGCATGCCCGGTGTTGATCTGCAAAATTTGATGGGATGGCTTGCCCGCTATTTCATCGTCAGTATTCGCATGGCTTCCTTTTTTCTTGCCGCCCCGTTTTTTGGCGCACGTTATATCTCGCCGACTATTCGAATCGTGTTGGCAATGGTGGTGGCGATGTTTGTATTCCCAAGAGTAGATGTACCATCCGCTGAGGTGATTATTTCCGGCTATGGCCTGATAATGATTTTGGCTGAGCTGGTGTTTGGCGTTGGCTGTGGGTTAATTCTTTATATATGGTTCACGGCGGCTGCCTTGGCAGGTGAAAAAATTGCCACAAGTGCAGGGCTTGGTTTTGCAACACAAATGGATCCTAATTCCAGTGGTCAGACGCCGGTTGTGTCCCAGATTTTAACTCTATTTTTGACGGTCATCTTTTTATCTCTGAACGGTCATTTAGTGGTGATTGGGATGATGCTTGAGTCCTATCAACATTTACCTGTTGGGGCCATGGGAGACATTTCCGTACTAATAGAGGGGGGGATAGCCGCCGCTGGTTATATGTTTTTGACAGCGACCATGATTATGCTTCCGGTCGTCACGCTCTTGCTGATGATTAATATAACTATTGGTATTATCACGCGCTCGGCACCTCAATTGAATTTGTTTTCTTTTGGTTTCCCAATTTCGCTTCTGGGTGTGTTTGTTATCTTATTTTTATCTACGAGTAATCTTGGCTACGCGCTTTCCGACCTGGTGCAAGAAATATTGAACCATTTTGAAATTATAATGGAGGGCGTGAATGGCTGA
- the fliQ gene encoding flagellar biosynthesis protein FliQ: protein MGFDANVEILRMAFWQIILAAGPVLAIALAVGLVIGIIQAATSINEMTLSFVPKLIIVIVSFALLANFMFMHLSNYFAFIFDRISSLG, encoded by the coding sequence ATGGGATTTGATGCAAATGTAGAGATTCTGCGTATGGCCTTCTGGCAAATAATTTTGGCAGCGGGTCCTGTTCTGGCAATTGCTCTGGCTGTGGGTCTGGTTATCGGTATTATCCAAGCCGCGACCTCGATAAATGAAATGACCCTTAGTTTTGTACCTAAACTAATTATCGTGATTGTAAGTTTTGCTCTGCTCGCGAATTTTATGTTTATGCACCTCAGCAATTATTTTGCCTTTATTTTTGATCGGATCAGTTCGCTTGGTTAA
- the fliP gene encoding flagellar type III secretion system pore protein FliP (The bacterial flagellar biogenesis protein FliP forms a type III secretion system (T3SS)-type pore required for flagellar assembly.), whose product MRQITHLSFNIFVFLCVLLIPSPVLAQGAAALVEGLPALSVSSDQDGQTTYSLSLQILALMTALTVLPSLVLGMTSFTRIIIVLSILRQAMGTQQTPPNQVLIAIAMFLSFFIMTPTFNMMNEQVLTPYLDGQMPAETALEDGSAIMKKFMVRNTRKDDLTMFAEMAGESGYETQADVPFSIVLPAFITSELKTAFQIGFLLFLPFLVIDMVIASILMSLGMMMLSPMLVALPFKLLLFVLVDGWSMTVEALVAAYSGV is encoded by the coding sequence ATGCGCCAAATAACTCATCTATCATTTAATATTTTTGTATTCCTTTGTGTCTTGTTAATCCCGTCGCCGGTTCTGGCGCAGGGTGCAGCCGCGCTTGTAGAGGGCTTGCCAGCTCTGAGTGTTAGTTCCGATCAGGACGGACAGACAACTTATTCTCTGTCGTTGCAAATTCTTGCACTGATGACTGCATTGACGGTTCTGCCGTCCCTCGTGCTAGGCATGACGTCTTTCACGCGTATTATTATTGTGCTTTCCATATTGCGTCAGGCGATGGGTACACAACAAACACCGCCCAATCAGGTTCTCATTGCCATTGCCATGTTTTTGAGTTTCTTCATTATGACGCCGACATTCAATATGATGAATGAGCAGGTGCTTACGCCTTATCTGGATGGTCAGATGCCTGCTGAGACCGCGCTTGAAGACGGTTCGGCCATTATGAAAAAATTCATGGTGCGGAATACGCGTAAAGACGATTTGACTATGTTTGCTGAAATGGCGGGTGAGTCAGGGTATGAGACGCAAGCGGATGTGCCTTTTTCAATCGTTTTACCTGCCTTTATCACCTCGGAATTAAAGACGGCTTTCCAAATTGGCTTTCTACTTTTCCTTCCATTTCTGGTCATTGATATGGTCATTGCTTCCATTCTTATGTCGCTGGGTATGATGATGTTGAGTCCTATGCTTGTGGCTTTACCATTTAAATTATTGCTTTTTGTTCTGGTGGATGGGTGGTCCATGACAGTCGAAGCGTTAGTTGCCGCCTATTCAGGGGTTTAG
- a CDS encoding flagellar biosynthetic protein FliO, with amino-acid sequence MAVQGVQPFQMFIMVVFLATLVTIWFIVKQYSGRIRNKLHADRRIEVMQEMSLGTNESLRIIRVDNQEFVLHVSKNGPASLHPLNSDAVAHPQPQQTSIESILSSANGPRPAQEEDIPAFLLKKKMRGR; translated from the coding sequence ATGGCAGTTCAAGGTGTTCAACCGTTTCAAATGTTTATCATGGTGGTGTTTTTAGCCACGCTGGTCACCATTTGGTTTATTGTTAAGCAATATAGTGGGCGTATTCGCAACAAACTTCATGCTGATCGTCGTATTGAGGTCATGCAGGAAATGTCGCTCGGTACGAATGAAAGTCTGCGTATTATTCGTGTTGATAATCAAGAGTTTGTTCTTCACGTTTCAAAAAATGGTCCAGCCAGCCTTCACCCGTTAAATAGTGATGCTGTAGCTCACCCCCAGCCCCAACAAACCAGTATTGAAAGTATCCTGTCATCCGCTAATGGGCCGAGACCTGCCCAGGAGGAAGACATTCCTGCCTTTCTGCTTAAAAAGAAAATGAGAGGCAGGTAA
- the fliN gene encoding flagellar motor switch protein FliN, which translates to MNEQAAAPKNEKVSVENLRVLENIEVNLTVVVGGTELKIRDLLRLNEGSVIELDRLAGDPLDILANGIVIAKGEVVMIGERFGIRFTEIVDPEKRVENL; encoded by the coding sequence GTGAACGAACAGGCGGCAGCACCAAAAAATGAAAAGGTGAGTGTCGAGAATTTGCGGGTTCTGGAAAATATTGAGGTCAATCTGACAGTTGTTGTCGGTGGTACGGAGCTTAAAATCCGCGATTTGTTGCGCCTGAATGAAGGCTCTGTTATTGAGCTTGACCGCCTTGCAGGTGACCCGCTTGATATTCTTGCCAATGGTATTGTTATTGCCAAAGGTGAAGTGGTAATGATTGGTGAGCGTTTTGGTATCCGCTTTACGGAGATTGTTGACCCTGAAAAACGTGTCGAAAACCTCTAA
- the fliM gene encoding flagellar motor switch protein FliM codes for MVASRKLSTDEVNALLEGLEASTSSQGGAGIDLAESSDVRHFSFGSDDLSVLGDYHALRMINERFARFSRAVFLPMLRIQPRVSSFPPEVKTFDEYTSEIDNFMSLTTVRIEELRGSMLMVFDPSFISKLTDSYYGGTLTKTVNAKAEFTATEDRLIEILSRGLNEVLENSWRDLMPVTFKEQAREVNPQFASFVDGTDTVIICSFVVQLPNIDPATFQIIYPLQTLKPIASQLRSRIQSEIIDDDVTWRDRLERAVLDIPLLVDVLLAEPKIALSNLIHIKPGDVLPVQLAESVDIRLEENPFFEGEMGDVAGQLAVNLTKRLDSHSV; via the coding sequence ATGGTTGCGTCGCGTAAACTCTCAACGGATGAAGTAAACGCCCTGCTAGAAGGGCTGGAAGCTTCTACAAGCTCGCAAGGTGGAGCTGGTATTGACCTTGCTGAGAGCAGTGACGTGCGCCATTTTTCTTTTGGGTCAGACGATTTATCTGTCCTGGGCGATTATCATGCGCTTCGAATGATAAATGAACGTTTTGCACGTTTTTCGCGTGCTGTTTTCTTGCCAATGCTCCGCATCCAGCCGCGTGTTTCTTCTTTTCCACCAGAAGTGAAAACTTTTGATGAATACACATCAGAGATCGATAATTTTATGAGCCTTACAACAGTCCGCATTGAGGAATTACGCGGCTCAATGTTAATGGTGTTTGATCCGAGCTTCATCTCGAAACTGACCGACTCATATTATGGTGGCACGCTGACAAAAACCGTCAATGCAAAAGCTGAATTCACCGCTACTGAAGATCGTTTGATTGAAATATTGTCGCGCGGTTTGAATGAGGTGCTTGAAAACTCTTGGCGCGATTTGATGCCTGTCACTTTTAAGGAGCAAGCCCGCGAAGTTAACCCGCAATTTGCTTCTTTTGTTGACGGCACCGATACAGTCATTATTTGTAGTTTTGTCGTACAACTTCCTAATATTGACCCGGCAACATTCCAGATTATTTATCCGCTCCAGACGCTCAAGCCGATTGCATCGCAATTGCGGTCGCGTATCCAGTCAGAGATTATTGATGATGATGTTACATGGCGCGATAGGCTGGAACGTGCCGTTCTGGATATTCCGCTTCTTGTGGATGTTCTATTGGCTGAGCCTAAGATTGCTCTGAGCAATTTAATTCATATTAAGCCGGGTGATGTTTTACCCGTCCAACTTGCCGAGTCTGTTGATATTCGGCTTGAAGAAAACCCATTTTTCGAGGGAGAAATGGGAGATGTTGCAGGCCAGTTGGCCGTAAATCTGACGAAACGTCTAGATAGTCACAGCGTTTAG
- a CDS encoding flagellar basal body-associated FliL family protein has product MSEENSEEQGGGLVKILLFAGGGVLLLLIGLGIGFLVFGGQPADPSEEIERIIERSDPEAAARAKAEAEAAAAADAEVGEDGELLGPPQKVVKISPDVEIFQTTYYEFTGTLTTNLKNSRKFLQVGIGVSTQYDETVMENVDSHQLALRSEMLSVLSDYSAEQLQDKEGRQALLDQLRDAMNAKLEELEGFGGVEGVHFTSFVVQ; this is encoded by the coding sequence ATGTCTGAAGAAAATTCTGAAGAACAAGGCGGTGGCCTGGTCAAGATTTTGCTTTTTGCTGGTGGCGGGGTGCTATTACTCCTAATCGGTTTGGGCATTGGCTTTCTTGTTTTTGGCGGTCAGCCAGCTGACCCTTCTGAGGAAATCGAACGCATTATTGAACGTTCCGACCCTGAAGCTGCTGCACGGGCGAAGGCCGAAGCGGAAGCTGCGGCGGCTGCAGATGCGGAAGTGGGTGAAGATGGAGAGTTGTTAGGTCCACCGCAAAAGGTTGTTAAAATTTCTCCAGATGTGGAAATCTTCCAGACAACTTATTACGAATTCACCGGAACATTGACAACGAACTTGAAGAACTCTCGTAAATTCCTGCAGGTCGGAATTGGTGTTTCAACACAATATGACGAAACAGTGATGGAAAATGTCGACTCGCATCAGCTTGCCCTCAGGTCTGAAATGCTGAGCGTTCTCTCCGATTACTCAGCCGAGCAACTGCAGGATAAAGAAGGTCGACAAGCTCTGCTAGACCAGCTTCGTGATGCCATGAATGCCAAGTTGGAAGAACTTGAAGGCTTTGGTGGCGTTGAGGGTGTTCATTTTACATCCTTTGTGGTGCAATAA
- a CDS encoding flagellar hook-length control protein FliK, giving the protein MVQIDTKIPVGAENNLVGDAQKSVHSSSGGLFEMLFSGLSIPESEAGEILHLSEEDLHSFSVLTGMGYLNSVKGLVEKTVSEEILDVETEFLSSEISEKIPLFGLDLDTLELSLTGKNEEPLAGLAHIIAPLTTAGQGIQSDGVKVSGLQQVLVSPKGHSSGLLSGTFNVPVLSHDGLNNFSGNQLGSAPSSFAGLLGGNVTLNDKPIHPDKPQTLLKENVLKPFSASDMAAFSDDENPDILIRRVMDGMKNNIEFEVEAYGKKAGVKNDVGDLQNMLMRGTSPIANQSGQMMLQNQLLQAASQMTSIGQIETTDEGRSVLRDGSSAQASGLSGQTGGNASGSFSGGSSGQGSLAQQNAFLATGGAVSAKGELDLMQDKWTKNLAERIEKSLRDGQQEIDLVLKPKNLGKLNLRLAMNNQSLNIQIHADNQHVVSLLQESETRLVQMLDGNGFKGAHLAFTSGFGDAPGFGKRQNQSQQQDERNAITSQNGLAKSSEENIMVGAESRSSDHVKTGVDVVA; this is encoded by the coding sequence GTGGTTCAAATTGACACCAAAATCCCTGTAGGGGCTGAAAACAATCTTGTCGGTGATGCCCAGAAATCTGTGCATTCGTCGTCTGGTGGGCTGTTTGAAATGCTTTTTTCAGGACTTTCAATCCCGGAGAGTGAAGCCGGTGAGATTTTGCATTTATCCGAAGAGGATTTGCATAGTTTTTCCGTTTTAACGGGTATGGGATATTTAAACAGCGTCAAAGGTCTTGTTGAGAAGACAGTCTCAGAAGAGATTTTAGATGTCGAGACAGAATTTTTATCATCTGAAATTTCTGAGAAGATACCGCTTTTCGGTCTCGATCTGGATACGTTGGAACTTTCTTTGACAGGCAAAAATGAGGAACCACTCGCTGGTTTGGCTCATATAATTGCCCCGCTTACAACTGCAGGACAGGGCATACAATCTGACGGGGTTAAAGTAAGTGGTCTTCAACAGGTTTTGGTCTCCCCCAAAGGTCATTCTTCAGGTCTCCTATCCGGTACTTTTAATGTGCCGGTTTTAAGCCATGATGGACTGAATAATTTTTCAGGTAACCAATTAGGCTCTGCCCCATCTTCTTTTGCTGGATTGCTAGGCGGTAATGTGACGTTGAATGATAAGCCTATACATCCCGATAAACCTCAAACTCTTCTTAAGGAAAATGTTCTTAAACCATTTTCTGCTTCAGATATGGCGGCATTTTCGGATGATGAAAATCCAGATATTCTTATTCGCCGTGTCATGGATGGTATGAAGAATAATATCGAGTTTGAAGTTGAGGCTTATGGAAAAAAAGCTGGCGTAAAAAATGATGTCGGCGATTTGCAAAATATGCTGATGCGCGGCACTTCGCCGATAGCTAATCAGTCGGGCCAGATGATGTTGCAAAATCAGTTGCTTCAAGCCGCCTCACAAATGACTTCGATTGGTCAGATTGAAACCACTGATGAAGGGCGATCAGTTTTGAGGGACGGTTCCTCTGCCCAAGCAAGTGGCCTCTCAGGCCAAACAGGTGGGAATGCATCTGGAAGCTTTTCAGGGGGTAGCTCCGGACAGGGGAGTTTGGCTCAGCAAAATGCCTTTCTGGCCACGGGTGGGGCGGTTTCCGCCAAAGGCGAATTGGATTTGATGCAGGATAAATGGACCAAGAACCTCGCCGAAAGGATTGAAAAATCTCTCCGAGATGGTCAGCAAGAAATTGATTTAGTTCTAAAGCCTAAAAATCTTGGCAAACTAAATTTACGTCTTGCAATGAATAATCAATCATTGAATATACAAATTCATGCCGATAATCAGCATGTGGTGTCACTGCTTCAGGAGTCGGAGACCCGTTTGGTGCAAATGCTGGATGGGAACGGTTTTAAAGGTGCTCATCTTGCCTTTACGTCTGGTTTTGGTGATGCTCCCGGTTTTGGTAAACGACAAAATCAGTCACAACAACAGGATGAAAGAAATGCCATTACGTCCCAAAACGGGCTGGCCAAATCATCCGAGGAAAATATAATGGTCGGAGCAGAAAGCCGGTCATCGGATCATGTTAAAACAGGCGTTGATGTCGTCGCCTGA
- a CDS encoding FliI/YscN family ATPase: MSKLMSILSEDLQSLTLRKPVMLSGRVSRFDGSMIYCDGFPAGIGALCHVETDGGENAVAEIIGFENSKNILSLHELGARIKVGSRVTLVDEGDSLMAGNALMGRVFDALGNPIDNLPDPVLSDSWPLLGKKLNPLSRAAIDRPMDVGVRAINSLLSVGRGQRLGIIAGSGVGKSVLLGMMTRFTSADVVVVGLIGERGREVGEFVRTVMTDETRKRTTVVAVPANHSPLLRIRGACRATAIAEYFRDQGKDVLLIMDSLTRVAHAQREIGLALGEQPTSKGYPPSVISLLPRLIERTGTGMPGQGSITSFYTVLADGDDANDPVVDTSRAILDGHILLSRDNAQLGIYPAVDIPSSISRVMNDMVNDEHQQAARQFRRLVSLYTENRDLFLMGGYVQGQDPELDVAIKLWPDIVGLISQNASEKANFEESRQALINVVGNM; the protein is encoded by the coding sequence ATGAGTAAGCTCATGTCGATACTGTCCGAAGATTTGCAAAGTCTTACGCTACGCAAACCTGTCATGTTATCAGGTCGTGTTAGCCGTTTTGATGGCTCTATGATTTATTGTGACGGATTTCCAGCCGGTATTGGCGCATTGTGCCATGTTGAAACAGATGGCGGGGAAAACGCTGTTGCAGAAATTATCGGTTTTGAAAACAGCAAAAATATTTTGTCTTTGCATGAGCTGGGAGCGCGTATCAAGGTCGGATCGCGGGTCACTCTGGTCGATGAAGGCGACAGCCTAATGGCAGGGAATGCTCTGATGGGGCGAGTATTTGATGCGCTCGGTAATCCGATTGATAATCTGCCTGATCCGGTATTAAGCGATAGTTGGCCACTACTGGGTAAGAAACTTAATCCATTATCCCGTGCGGCAATTGATAGGCCGATGGATGTTGGAGTGCGCGCGATTAACAGTCTTCTTTCTGTCGGGCGTGGTCAGCGTCTTGGTATTATCGCTGGTTCAGGTGTCGGTAAATCTGTTTTATTGGGCATGATGACACGCTTTACTTCTGCAGATGTTGTTGTTGTCGGTCTGATTGGCGAACGTGGGCGAGAGGTTGGCGAATTTGTCAGAACTGTCATGACCGATGAAACCCGTAAGCGCACGACTGTTGTAGCTGTTCCCGCAAACCATTCGCCTTTGCTTCGGATTCGGGGGGCATGCCGGGCGACGGCGATTGCCGAATATTTCCGTGATCAAGGCAAGGATGTATTGCTCATTATGGACTCCTTAACGCGTGTTGCGCATGCCCAAAGAGAGATTGGCCTGGCTTTAGGTGAGCAGCCTACCTCAAAAGGTTATCCGCCATCAGTTATTTCGCTTTTACCGCGACTGATTGAGCGAACCGGTACCGGTATGCCGGGGCAGGGGTCAATTACGTCTTTCTATACTGTTCTGGCTGATGGCGATGATGCCAATGATCCAGTAGTAGATACATCCCGCGCTATTCTTGACGGTCACATTCTATTATCCCGTGATAATGCCCAGCTAGGGATTTACCCCGCAGTGGATATTCCGTCTTCAATCAGTCGGGTCATGAATGATATGGTTAATGATGAACATCAGCAGGCCGCTCGGCAATTCAGACGATTGGTATCGCTTTATACTGAAAACAGAGATTTGTTCTTAATGGGCGGCTATGTGCAAGGACAAGACCCTGAGCTGGATGTTGCGATCAAATTATGGCCAGATATTGTGGGCCTCATCAGTCAAAACGCATCAGAGAAAGCTAATTTCGAGGAAAGCCGCCAGGCCTTAATTAATGTCGTCGGGAATATGTGA
- a CDS encoding FliH/SctL family protein — MSELFEQDLAPLAPQEIERLLKQTRDAGFHPNENAPRKQRGDFKKSNLIEIARAVSDEIMDTASSDAEASTEATAENNETSVNPSTSSNDEGLSNVADSSSVEVEEVEMTHEEALDKAFEDGKSRGYEEGLSAGRAEGKELGKEEGRTEGMVEGKIEGGNEAEERLSAQVSALEKLITNTINSETLDAGYLRNLLGQKIAELASERAGNEIAIAPEGFSEKIEKLLDTVSHVTETPLIFLNGTDYQSVAHLLITRDSLKKASIQIDTTLQPGDLRIQIGHIGLEDRLAERLGLRASEAEPKAEEKLVEIGETLQKLLDDDSSQVEAQIDIESEQDQQDNDAGEASSDE, encoded by the coding sequence ATGAGTGAACTTTTTGAACAAGATCTAGCTCCCTTAGCACCTCAAGAGATTGAGCGGTTGCTAAAGCAGACGCGTGATGCGGGGTTTCATCCTAATGAAAACGCCCCACGAAAACAGCGAGGGGATTTTAAGAAAAGTAATCTGATTGAAATTGCCCGTGCAGTTTCTGATGAAATAATGGATACGGCTTCATCTGATGCAGAAGCCTCAACAGAGGCAACGGCTGAGAATAATGAGACCTCGGTCAATCCATCGACCTCTTCCAATGACGAAGGTCTGTCCAATGTAGCGGACAGCTCATCTGTTGAGGTTGAAGAAGTGGAGATGACGCATGAAGAGGCTTTGGATAAAGCTTTCGAGGATGGGAAATCTCGTGGTTATGAAGAAGGACTTTCGGCAGGGCGAGCAGAAGGAAAAGAGCTTGGCAAAGAAGAAGGCCGGACAGAAGGAATGGTTGAAGGGAAGATCGAAGGGGGCAATGAGGCCGAAGAACGTTTGTCCGCGCAGGTTTCCGCGCTGGAAAAACTTATAACGAATACGATAAACTCCGAGACACTAGATGCCGGATATTTGCGGAATCTGCTGGGTCAAAAGATTGCCGAACTTGCTTCTGAGCGTGCAGGGAATGAAATTGCCATTGCACCAGAAGGGTTTTCAGAAAAAATTGAAAAGCTTCTGGATACGGTGAGCCATGTAACGGAAACCCCGCTTATCTTTCTCAATGGCACAGATTATCAATCTGTTGCTCATTTGTTAATTACGCGGGATAGCCTCAAAAAAGCCTCTATCCAAATCGACACAACCTTACAGCCAGGAGATTTGCGGATTCAAATCGGGCATATCGGTTTGGAAGACAGATTAGCCGAGCGCCTTGGTTTACGAGCAAGTGAGGCCGAACCCAAAGCTGAAGAGAAGCTTGTTGAAATAGGCGAAACACTCCAAAAACTCCTGGATGATGATTCCAGCCAAGTTGAGGCGCAAATCGATATAGAGTCTGAACAAGACCAACAAGATAATGATGCAGGTGAGGCAAGCTCAGATGAGTAA
- the fliG gene encoding flagellar motor switch protein FliG, giving the protein MSEIAQTEIDADDIYSQLTGTQKSAILMMLLGEEEASEILKNLGPKEVQHLGSAMYSVQGLDQDTVNKVLDEFLDIIKEQTSLGLGAGNYIRNVLMKALGEDKAQSVLSRITPSSSDRPIEILDWMDARAISELIVDEHPQIIALIISYLDFSMGADVLNLLPDDLQPEIIRRIATLETVQPDALSELEDVMQRKFKANTTLRASQVGGVKAAAKIMNFTNQNMEARIMKHIGKDDKILMQSIQESMFVFETLILSDDKSLQTLLRNVETELIVLALKGADEALRDKLFSCMSSRAAANIMDEMEALGPVRLAEVQEAQKQIIAVARRLSDEGTIVLAGRGGDDFV; this is encoded by the coding sequence ATGTCAGAAATTGCGCAAACAGAAATTGATGCTGATGACATTTATTCACAGCTCACAGGAACTCAGAAATCTGCAATTCTGATGATGCTTTTAGGAGAGGAAGAGGCATCCGAAATCCTGAAAAATCTTGGGCCAAAAGAAGTTCAGCATCTTGGAAGTGCCATGTATTCTGTTCAAGGGCTTGACCAAGATACTGTGAATAAAGTGCTCGACGAGTTTCTTGACATTATCAAAGAGCAGACCAGTCTTGGTTTGGGTGCAGGTAATTATATTCGAAATGTGTTGATGAAAGCGTTAGGTGAAGATAAGGCGCAATCTGTATTGAGCCGGATCACCCCATCTAGTAGCGATCGTCCGATAGAAATTTTAGATTGGATGGATGCACGTGCGATCTCTGAACTTATTGTTGATGAGCATCCTCAGATTATTGCGTTGATAATTTCTTATCTTGATTTCTCTATGGGTGCAGATGTGCTCAATCTTTTGCCGGATGATCTTCAGCCAGAAATTATCCGCCGTATTGCAACGCTTGAAACGGTTCAACCGGACGCGTTGAGTGAACTTGAAGATGTTATGCAGAGAAAGTTTAAGGCTAATACGACTTTACGGGCTTCGCAGGTGGGAGGAGTGAAAGCAGCAGCAAAAATTATGAACTTCACCAATCAGAATATGGAAGCCCGTATTATGAAACATATTGGTAAGGATGATAAGATTCTGATGCAGTCCATTCAGGAAAGCATGTTTGTATTTGAAACGCTAATCCTGTCCGATGATAAGTCACTTCAGACCTTACTGCGTAATGTTGAGACGGAACTTATTGTATTAGCACTTAAAGGCGCGGATGAAGCCTTGAGAGATAAGCTGTTTTCATGCATGTCCAGTCGGGCGGCCGCAAATATTATGGACGAGATGGAAGCGCTTGGCCCTGTGAGATTGGCGGAAGTGCAAGAAGCCCAAAAACAAATAATCGCTGTCGCGAGACGACTTTCTGATGAAGGAACCATTGTCCTTGCTGGCCGTGGCGGAGATGATTTTGTTTAA